One segment of Primulina tabacum isolate GXHZ01 chromosome 14, ASM2559414v2, whole genome shotgun sequence DNA contains the following:
- the LOC142525261 gene encoding uncharacterized protein LOC142525261 codes for MTVSEISVESEKISVKGKSSDAYPVVIGEGANGNESSETSMTRLSKDGVDKLDSAATVFDLNEDINEDGTCEFIQPDVETVSSCSVIKVVAKAGIPRGLPTTPLKFEGGRNWKNSAEMSAFRSVPLSKRFSSESYSKKRYSPRGFTGIDLNVAAVEEHSSNLQEHFCSDVGSKRAKSLSDDLHFLHDDANGLSLNTYTCKEETSKNFQWLCQDHEPLGNKTSDHSTNHGDREIDFISRASLTDSSTMQQERDANQTHSKQFLVAAKNALQPMELLQRVAPWQPKLPYISCTLPPQNHFLPFSQNHVPYSYYFQEHGDLVQIINGPNTRNRAIPIPTVDAKAKRSIPTSGIRMVEAAPLMFLMGKPADEHL; via the coding sequence ATGACAGTTTCTGAAATATCAGTAGAAAGTGAAAAAATATCGGTGAAAGGCAAATCATCAGATGCATATCCTGTAGTGATTGGTGAAGGTGCAAATGGCAATGAATCTTCAGAGACATCGATGACAAGACTGAGCAAAGATGGTGTCGACAAACTGGATTCTGCTGCTACTGTATTTGATCTGAATGAAGACATCAATGAAGATGGAACATGCGAGTTTATTCAGCCTGATGTTGAAACTGTATCGTCTTGCAGTGTAATAAAAGTGGTGGCAAAAGCTGGGATTCCTAGGGGACTACCCACGACGCCATTGAAGTTTGAAGGTGGACGGAATTGGAAAAATTCTGCAGAAATGAGTGCTTTCCGTTCAGTTCCTCTTTCCAAAAGGTTTTCGAGTGAATCATACTCCAAAAAACGGTATAGCCCACGAGGTTTTACTGGGATTGACCTCAATGTCGCTGCTGTAGAAGAACATTCTTCCAATTTACAAGAACATTTTTGTTCAGATGTAGGTTCAAAACGAGCCAAGAGTCTCAGCGATGATCTCCATTTTCTTCATGACGATGCCAATGGCTTGAGCTTGAATACTTACACATGTAAAGAAGAGACATCCAAGAATTTTCAGTGGCTATGCCAAGATCATGAACCATTGGGAAACAAGACTTCAGATCATTCTACAAATCATGGAGATCGAGAGATTGATTTCATTAGCCGTGCCTCTTTGACAGATTCGAGTACTATGCAGCAGGAGCGGGATGCAAATCAGACTCACTCCAAACAGTTCCTGGTTGCAGCCAAAAATGCCCTACAGCCAATGGAACTGCTGCAGAGAGTTGCTCCATGGCAGCCAAAATTGCCGTACATATCATGTACTTTACCCCCTCAAAACCATTTCTTACCATTTTCCCAAAATCATGTACCATATAGCTATTACTTTCAAGAGCATGGCGATCTCGTGCAGATCATTAATGGACCGAACACGAGAAATAGAGCAATCCCTATCCCTACTGTCGATGCCAAAGCTAAGCGAAGCATACCAACTAGTGGAATCAGAATGGTTGAAGCTGCACCATTGATGTTTCTTATGGGAAAACCGGCAGATGAACATCTTTag